One stretch of Novosphingobium pentaromativorans US6-1 DNA includes these proteins:
- the fdhF gene encoding formate dehydrogenase subunit alpha produces the protein MTFTREKDFGTPAASGEPVSLTIDGQELTVPAGTSIMRAAAMVETDIPKLCATDSLESFGSCRLCLVEVEGRNGYPASCTTPVAPGMVVRTETDKLRKLRRGVMELYISDHPLDCLTCSANGDCELQDQAGAVGLRDVRFGYEGENHLEGCKDESNPYFTFDPAKCIVCSRCVRACDETQGTLALTVDGRGFASKIAASQDEDFLSSECVSCGACVQACPTSALIENTVIEKGTPDRAVVTTCAYCGVGCTFRAEMRGEELVRMVPWKDGKANHGHSCVKGRFAWGYARHGDRIVNPMVRSSVDEPWREVSWEEAIGHVAREFRRIQNAYGTRSIGGITSSRCTNEETFLVQKLVRQGFGNNNVDTCARVCHSPTGYGLKTTFGTSAGTQDFDSVQHADVILVIGANPTDGHPVFASHMKRRLRKGAKLIVIDPRRIDLVRSPHIEASHHLPLRPGTNVAMLTAMAHVIVTEGLVDEAYVRERCDGDAYAEWAEFVSDPARSPEAIEDLTGVPAEDVRAAARLYASGGNAAIYYGLGVTEHSQGSSTVMAIANLAMATGNVGKEGAGVNPLRGQNNVQGACDMGSFPHELSGYRHISDGDTRALFEKDWGVSLDPEPGLRIPNMLDAATDGTFKGIFIQGEDILQSDPNTRHVAAGLAAMECVVVQDLFLNETANYAHVFLPGSTFLEKDGTFTNAERRIQLVRKVMEPLNGYADWEVVQLVANAMGLGWDYTHPSQIMDEIARLTPTFTGVNYDVLEQRGSVQWPMNEAAPEGTPMMHIDHFVRGKGMFVVTDYVPTDERTGPRFPLLLTTGRILSQYNVGAQTRRTANVDWHAEDRLEIHPHDAENRGVRDGDWVSLRSRAGETTLRARITDRVAPGVVYTTFHHPDTQANVITTDYSDWATNCPEYKVTAVQVTPSNGPSDWQKSYREQAEASRRIEAAEPAE, from the coding sequence ATGACATTCACCCGCGAAAAGGATTTCGGCACCCCGGCAGCAAGCGGTGAGCCGGTATCGCTCACCATCGACGGGCAGGAGCTGACCGTCCCCGCTGGCACTTCGATCATGCGCGCAGCCGCCATGGTGGAGACCGACATTCCCAAGCTATGCGCCACCGATAGCCTTGAAAGCTTCGGCTCGTGCCGCCTTTGCCTCGTCGAGGTCGAAGGGCGCAATGGCTATCCGGCCTCCTGCACCACGCCGGTTGCACCCGGCATGGTGGTGCGCACCGAGACCGACAAGCTGCGCAAGCTGCGGCGCGGGGTGATGGAGCTGTACATCTCCGACCATCCGCTCGACTGCCTGACATGCAGTGCCAACGGCGATTGCGAGTTGCAGGACCAGGCGGGCGCGGTCGGGCTGCGCGACGTGCGCTTCGGCTACGAGGGCGAAAACCACCTCGAAGGCTGCAAGGACGAGAGCAACCCCTATTTCACCTTCGATCCTGCCAAGTGCATCGTCTGCTCGCGCTGCGTGCGCGCCTGCGACGAGACGCAGGGGACGCTGGCGCTGACGGTCGACGGACGCGGTTTTGCCAGCAAGATCGCGGCCAGTCAGGACGAGGACTTCCTGTCCTCCGAGTGCGTCTCCTGCGGCGCCTGCGTGCAGGCATGCCCGACGTCTGCCCTGATCGAGAACACCGTGATCGAGAAAGGCACGCCTGATCGCGCCGTGGTGACCACTTGCGCGTATTGCGGCGTCGGCTGCACCTTCCGCGCCGAGATGCGCGGGGAGGAACTGGTGCGCATGGTGCCGTGGAAGGACGGCAAGGCCAACCACGGCCACTCCTGCGTCAAGGGCCGCTTCGCCTGGGGCTATGCCCGGCATGGCGACCGCATCGTCAATCCGATGGTGCGCAGCTCGGTCGATGAGCCCTGGCGCGAGGTGTCCTGGGAAGAGGCGATCGGCCACGTCGCCCGCGAATTCCGGCGCATCCAGAATGCCTACGGCACCCGCTCGATCGGAGGCATTACCTCCAGCCGCTGCACCAACGAGGAGACTTTCCTGGTCCAGAAACTGGTGCGGCAGGGCTTCGGCAACAACAATGTCGATACCTGTGCACGCGTCTGCCATTCGCCGACCGGCTATGGCCTGAAGACGACTTTCGGCACTTCTGCCGGCACACAGGACTTCGACAGCGTGCAGCATGCCGACGTGATCCTGGTCATCGGCGCGAATCCGACGGACGGCCATCCGGTTTTCGCCAGCCACATGAAGCGGCGGCTGCGCAAGGGGGCGAAGCTGATCGTCATCGATCCGCGCCGCATCGACCTCGTCCGCTCGCCGCATATCGAGGCCTCGCACCACCTGCCGCTGCGCCCCGGTACCAATGTCGCGATGCTCACGGCGATGGCGCATGTGATCGTGACCGAGGGCCTCGTGGACGAGGCCTATGTGCGTGAGAGATGCGACGGTGATGCCTATGCCGAATGGGCCGAATTCGTCTCCGACCCCGCACGCTCGCCGGAAGCGATCGAGGACCTGACAGGCGTTCCCGCCGAGGATGTGCGCGCCGCGGCCCGGCTCTATGCCTCCGGCGGCAATGCCGCGATCTATTACGGCCTTGGCGTGACCGAACACAGCCAGGGCTCCTCGACGGTCATGGCCATCGCCAACCTCGCCATGGCGACGGGCAATGTCGGCAAGGAAGGCGCCGGCGTGAACCCGCTGCGCGGCCAGAACAACGTGCAGGGCGCCTGCGACATGGGCAGCTTCCCGCACGAACTTTCCGGCTATCGCCACATCTCGGACGGCGATACGCGCGCGTTGTTCGAAAAGGACTGGGGCGTCAGCCTCGATCCCGAACCGGGCCTGCGCATTCCCAACATGCTCGATGCCGCGACGGACGGCACCTTCAAGGGGATTTTCATCCAGGGCGAGGATATCCTGCAGTCCGATCCCAACACCAGGCACGTTGCGGCGGGGCTGGCGGCGATGGAATGCGTCGTCGTGCAGGATCTTTTCCTGAACGAGACGGCGAACTACGCGCACGTCTTCCTGCCGGGCTCGACATTCCTCGAGAAGGACGGGACCTTCACCAATGCCGAGCGCCGCATCCAGCTGGTGCGCAAAGTGATGGAGCCGCTCAACGGCTATGCCGACTGGGAAGTGGTCCAGCTTGTCGCCAATGCCATGGGGCTGGGCTGGGATTACACGCATCCGTCGCAGATCATGGACGAGATTGCGCGCCTCACGCCGACCTTTACGGGCGTGAACTACGATGTGCTGGAGCAGCGTGGATCGGTGCAGTGGCCGATGAACGAGGCCGCGCCCGAGGGCACGCCGATGATGCACATCGATCATTTCGTGCGCGGCAAGGGCATGTTCGTGGTCACCGACTATGTGCCGACGGACGAGCGCACCGGACCGCGTTTCCCGCTGCTGCTGACCACGGGGCGGATCCTCAGCCAGTACAACGTCGGCGCGCAGACCCGCCGCACCGCGAATGTCGATTGGCACGCCGAGGACCGGCTGGAGATCCACCCGCACGATGCGGAGAACCGCGGCGTGCGCGACGGTGACTGGGTTTCGCTGCGCAGCCGTGCGGGCGAGACGACCCTGCGCGCCAGGATTACCGACCGCGTGGCGCCGGGCGTCGTGTACACCACGTTCCACCATCCCGACACGCAGGCCAACGTCATCACCACCGACTACTCGGACTGGGCGACAAATTGCCCGGAGTACAAGGTGACGGCCGTGCAGGTCACGCCCTCGAACGGTCCGTCCGACTGGCAGAAGAGCTACCGCGAACAGGCGGAAGCGAGCCGGCGGATCGAAGCTGCCGAGCCTGCGGAGTGA
- a CDS encoding formate dehydrogenase subunit delta — protein MNTREHLIHMAGQIFRNFASKGEAAAVEATAEHILLYWDPHMKAQALEMLDDPDVELPEPVPAVFEKLRVAA, from the coding sequence ATGAACACGCGTGAACACCTGATCCACATGGCAGGCCAGATCTTCCGCAATTTCGCCTCGAAGGGCGAAGCGGCGGCGGTTGAGGCGACAGCGGAACATATCCTGCTTTACTGGGACCCGCACATGAAGGCGCAGGCGCTTGAAATGCTGGACGATCCGGACGTCGAGCTGCCCGAGCCCGTGCCTGCGGTCTTCGAGAAATTGCGCGTGGCGGCCTGA
- a CDS encoding molybdenum ABC transporter ATP-binding protein encodes MSFDIDVTIRRGSSHLTYTFETGKGLTALFGPSGAGKTSLLDAIAGLVRPASGRIAVSGTVLFDKDKRIDMRPEQRRCGYVFQDLRLFPHKSVRANLEFGWRLAAHHERWLSFETALDFLGIGHLLGRMPATLSGGEAQRVAIGRALLSGPRFLLLDEPLASVDAERRGEILRLIERVRDELALPILYVSHDRPEVERLADRIIPVEGVEA; translated from the coding sequence ATGTCCTTTGACATCGACGTGACCATCCGGCGCGGTTCTTCCCACCTGACCTACACCTTCGAGACCGGCAAGGGCCTGACCGCGCTGTTCGGACCTTCGGGCGCGGGCAAAACGAGCCTACTTGACGCAATTGCAGGTCTCGTACGTCCCGCGTCTGGCCGCATCGCGGTTTCCGGCACAGTCCTGTTCGACAAGGACAAGCGCATCGATATGCGCCCCGAACAGCGCCGCTGCGGCTATGTGTTCCAGGACCTGCGCCTCTTCCCGCACAAGTCCGTGCGCGCGAACCTTGAGTTCGGCTGGAGGCTTGCCGCGCATCACGAGCGCTGGCTCTCGTTCGAAACTGCGCTGGATTTCCTCGGCATCGGCCACCTGCTCGGCCGCATGCCCGCGACACTATCGGGAGGCGAGGCCCAGCGCGTGGCGATCGGCAGGGCCCTGCTGTCCGGCCCGCGCTTCCTGCTCCTCGACGAACCGCTCGCCTCGGTCGACGCGGAAAGGCGCGGAGAAATCCTGCGCCTGATCGAGCGGGTACGCGACGAACTGGCGCTGCCGATCCTCTACGTGAGCCATGACCGGCCCGAAGTGGAGCGGCTGGCTGACCGGATCATTCCGGTTGAGGGTGTCGAGGCCTGA
- the modB gene encoding molybdate ABC transporter permease subunit, which translates to MTALSPQEWEVLLLSLKVSTVAILAVLPLAFALAWVLARWRFPGKVLVDALVHLPLVLPPVVTGWLLLLAFGTNAPLGRFFSEYLGLTFLFRWTGAALAAAVMALPLMVRAMRLSLEAVDTRLESAARTLGASRLRTFASITLPLASSGILAGLVLGLARSVGEFGATITFASNIPGETQTLPLAIYSALQIPGSELQVVRLAVLSVLLSIGALVLSEWLARRSGQGKVRHVL; encoded by the coding sequence ATGACCGCACTCAGCCCGCAAGAGTGGGAAGTCCTGCTGCTTTCCCTGAAAGTCAGCACGGTAGCGATCCTGGCGGTCCTGCCGCTCGCCTTCGCGCTGGCATGGGTGCTGGCGCGCTGGCGCTTTCCCGGCAAGGTCCTCGTCGATGCCCTGGTCCACCTGCCGCTGGTCTTGCCGCCGGTCGTGACCGGCTGGCTGCTGCTGCTCGCCTTTGGCACCAATGCCCCGCTGGGCCGGTTCTTCTCCGAATATCTGGGGCTGACCTTCCTGTTCCGCTGGACCGGCGCGGCGCTCGCCGCCGCAGTCATGGCGCTGCCATTGATGGTGCGCGCCATGCGTCTTTCGCTCGAAGCGGTGGACACCCGCCTGGAAAGCGCCGCACGCACGCTGGGTGCCAGCCGCTTGCGCACCTTCGCCTCGATCACCCTGCCGCTGGCGTCCTCGGGCATTCTTGCCGGCCTCGTCCTCGGCCTCGCCCGCTCGGTTGGCGAGTTCGGCGCGACGATAACTTTCGCCTCGAACATTCCCGGCGAGACACAGACGCTTCCGCTGGCCATCTACAGCGCGCTGCAGATCCCGGGATCCGAACTGCAGGTCGTGCGCCTCGCAGTCCTGTCGGTCCTGCTTTCGATCGGTGCGCTGGTCCTGTCCGAATGGCTCGCACGGCGTAGCGGCCAGGGAAAGGTGCGCCATGTCCTTTGA
- the modA gene encoding molybdate ABC transporter substrate-binding protein yields MTAFSRLIGLILSFALLLAAPLAHAAGGRTGPLVLAAASLQEAMNAAADGWAAKGHARPRISFAGTSALARQIEAGAQADLFVSADEAWMDEVQRKGFLRPRTRVSFLRNVLVIAAPRSSSLKIAVGPGFALDKALGNGRLAIADPRGVPAGIYARQALTRLGVWNSVSRKLAPAENVRAALALVSRGAAPLGIVYATDVQADPKVRAVGTFPITSHDPISYPVAILKTSRNPEAENFRRFLLSGEGKAIFRRFGFGTQ; encoded by the coding sequence TTGACTGCCTTCTCCCGCCTGATCGGCCTGATCCTCTCTTTCGCCCTGCTTTTGGCAGCCCCGCTTGCCCATGCCGCAGGCGGCAGGACCGGGCCACTCGTACTGGCCGCGGCCAGTCTGCAGGAAGCCATGAACGCCGCGGCAGACGGCTGGGCGGCCAAGGGGCATGCCCGCCCGCGGATCTCGTTTGCCGGCACTTCCGCCCTCGCCCGCCAGATCGAGGCCGGCGCACAGGCGGACCTGTTCGTCTCGGCAGACGAGGCCTGGATGGACGAAGTGCAAAGGAAGGGCTTTCTGCGCCCTCGAACGCGCGTTTCCTTCCTGCGCAACGTCCTCGTGATCGCCGCCCCGCGCAGCAGCTCGCTCAAGATCGCAGTCGGACCCGGTTTCGCTCTGGACAAGGCCCTGGGCAACGGCCGCCTCGCCATAGCCGACCCGCGCGGCGTGCCGGCCGGAATCTATGCGAGACAGGCCCTGACCCGTCTCGGGGTCTGGAACTCGGTTTCACGCAAGCTCGCCCCGGCGGAAAACGTGCGCGCGGCTCTGGCCCTCGTCAGCCGAGGAGCCGCCCCGCTGGGCATCGTCTATGCCACCGACGTGCAGGCCGACCCGAAAGTGCGGGCCGTCGGTACGTTCCCGATCACCTCACATGATCCGATCAGCTATCCGGTCGCGATCCTCAAGACCTCCCGCAATCCCGAGGCCGAGAACTTCCGCCGATTCCTCCTGTCCGGCGAAGGCAAGGCGATCTTTCGCCGCTTCGGTTTCGGCACGCAGTAA
- a CDS encoding efflux transporter outer membrane subunit encodes MGNDMIRKTAVLLPLLLAGACTSVGPDFARPPAPPTESGYASDGEGHADLAAGPQMQWWKAFQSSQLDALVAQAMIGNHSLSASRATLEKARQRIAAVAGRSLPQIDANARAEYQQVNLSAFGLSDSLAGSGFENPEFDLYTLGAGVRYDLDLFGRNRRALEQATAQAEAQERATEAAHLVIAGRVVTQVLAIAALNDTIATQNRLLAEDERNLDLTRKRQKAGSGTLVEVLSAQGQLAGDRASLPSLEQQLAQGRAMLAVLLGISPVQLGPTDFSLDDFALPVTIPVALPSTLVRKRPDILEAEARLHAAVAAVGVATADLYPDITLGGSITQSTSEPDRITSSKFNAFDIFAGLTAPIFHGGTLKANKRGAEAEAQAAAAQYREVVTEAFGQVSGLLSALGNDSRELAARADAAQVADRSLHLSRRSFEVGNSGVLQVLDANRTFQRANLALLESKANQYQNIARLYAATAGGWLPGTSEVAQSTEAPSG; translated from the coding sequence ATGGGGAATGACATGATACGCAAGACCGCCGTCCTGCTCCCGCTCCTCCTTGCCGGCGCCTGCACGAGCGTCGGCCCCGATTTCGCCCGCCCGCCTGCACCGCCGACCGAATCCGGTTACGCAAGCGACGGCGAAGGACACGCCGATCTGGCTGCCGGTCCGCAGATGCAATGGTGGAAGGCCTTCCAATCGTCGCAGCTCGATGCGCTCGTCGCACAGGCCATGATCGGCAATCACAGCCTTTCGGCGAGCCGCGCAACACTGGAAAAGGCGCGTCAACGGATCGCCGCAGTGGCGGGGCGCTCGCTGCCGCAAATCGATGCCAACGCCCGCGCCGAGTATCAGCAGGTCAACCTTTCCGCCTTCGGGCTATCCGACAGCCTGGCCGGCAGCGGGTTCGAGAACCCGGAATTCGACCTCTACACGCTTGGCGCCGGGGTCCGCTACGATCTCGACCTGTTCGGTCGCAATCGCCGCGCCCTCGAACAGGCGACAGCGCAGGCCGAGGCCCAGGAGCGCGCGACCGAGGCGGCGCATCTGGTGATTGCCGGTCGCGTCGTCACCCAGGTTCTGGCCATTGCTGCCCTGAATGACACGATCGCCACACAGAACAGGCTTCTTGCCGAGGACGAACGCAACCTCGACCTGACGCGCAAGCGCCAGAAGGCCGGCTCGGGAACGCTCGTGGAAGTGCTCAGCGCGCAAGGCCAACTTGCCGGCGACCGGGCGAGCCTTCCCTCGCTGGAGCAGCAACTGGCGCAAGGTCGTGCCATGCTGGCGGTTCTGCTGGGCATATCTCCCGTGCAGCTCGGCCCGACCGACTTCAGCCTCGACGACTTTGCCCTGCCGGTAACGATACCGGTCGCCCTCCCCTCCACTCTGGTGCGCAAGCGCCCTGATATCCTGGAAGCGGAAGCGCGGCTTCACGCAGCAGTCGCCGCCGTCGGCGTCGCCACGGCCGACCTTTATCCCGACATCACGCTGGGAGGCTCAATCACGCAGTCGACCTCGGAGCCTGACCGGATCACCAGCAGCAAGTTCAATGCCTTCGACATCTTCGCAGGGCTGACCGCGCCGATCTTCCACGGCGGAACGCTCAAGGCCAACAAGCGCGGCGCCGAGGCCGAGGCACAGGCAGCCGCAGCGCAGTATCGCGAAGTGGTGACCGAGGCGTTCGGCCAGGTATCGGGACTGCTCTCCGCGCTGGGGAATGACAGCCGCGAACTGGCCGCGCGCGCGGATGCAGCGCAAGTCGCTGATCGTTCACTGCACCTTTCCCGCCGCAGTTTCGAAGTGGGTAACAGCGGCGTGCTTCAGGTTCTCGATGCGAACCGCACGTTCCAGCGGGCCAACCTGGCCCTGCTGGAATCGAAGGCCAATCAGTACCAGAACATCGCCAGGCTCTATGCCGCGACGGCCGGCGGCTGGCTGCCCGGCACTTCCGAGGTCGCCCAAAGCACTGAGGCGCCGTCCGGCTAA
- a CDS encoding DHA2 family efflux MFS transporter permease subunit yields MITIPTMMALTMVAVDSTIANVALPHMQASLSASQEQVLWVLTSYLVAGAIATPLSGWLAGRVGRKNVMLFSVAGFTLASMLCGLAGDLQTIVFARFLQGACGASLIPLSQAIQLDINPPHEHAKAMAIFSMGTLAGPIIGPTLGGYLTDALSWRWVFFINVPFGIVSFIGMWVFLGRRKLREQAPFDKFGFFTLSIALASLQLILDRGEHLDWFDSDEIRIYGLILVIAAYLSIVHMMTARDTFIKPALFKDRNFAIGSIFSVLIGIFTLATMPMIVVMIQSLLGYSAFQTGLVSMPRSIGAMISMFLVTKLVSVFDIRVLLVAGLSLIGAGMLLNSQVDLYVDENTLVFIGFIQGLGTGLMFVPLSVVVFSTLSPSLRNEGASMYALTRNIGNAIGISILQYQYSQYAAASRESLVQGVRPDNPILQYARPDFDFDSVQNLVRIKAEIARQAAMVGDISVYHLVFLITIATTPLVLLMRVKTANKIDLATLPHGE; encoded by the coding sequence ATGATCACGATTCCGACGATGATGGCCCTGACGATGGTCGCTGTCGACAGCACGATCGCGAACGTCGCCCTGCCTCACATGCAGGCCAGCCTCTCTGCTTCGCAGGAACAGGTGCTGTGGGTCCTGACGTCCTACCTCGTCGCCGGCGCGATCGCCACGCCGCTTAGCGGCTGGCTGGCCGGACGGGTCGGTCGCAAGAACGTGATGCTCTTCTCCGTTGCCGGATTCACACTCGCGTCCATGCTCTGCGGCCTTGCCGGAGACCTGCAGACGATCGTCTTCGCCCGTTTCCTGCAAGGTGCCTGCGGGGCATCGCTCATCCCGCTGAGCCAGGCGATCCAGCTCGACATCAATCCGCCGCACGAACACGCCAAGGCCATGGCGATCTTTTCGATGGGGACGCTCGCCGGCCCCATCATCGGACCGACCCTGGGGGGATATCTGACCGATGCCTTGAGCTGGCGCTGGGTATTCTTCATCAACGTGCCTTTCGGCATCGTTTCATTCATCGGCATGTGGGTGTTTCTCGGTCGCCGCAAGCTCCGCGAACAGGCACCCTTCGACAAGTTCGGGTTCTTTACCCTGTCTATCGCCCTGGCATCGCTGCAGTTGATCCTCGACCGCGGAGAGCACCTTGACTGGTTCGATTCCGACGAAATCCGGATCTACGGCCTGATCCTGGTCATCGCCGCCTATCTCAGCATCGTGCACATGATGACGGCCAGGGATACCTTCATCAAACCGGCGCTTTTCAAGGATCGCAACTTTGCCATCGGCTCGATCTTCAGTGTCCTGATCGGGATCTTCACCCTGGCAACGATGCCGATGATCGTGGTCATGATCCAATCGTTGCTGGGTTACTCGGCCTTCCAGACCGGCCTCGTAAGCATGCCGCGTTCAATCGGTGCGATGATATCGATGTTCCTCGTGACCAAACTGGTCTCCGTCTTCGATATCCGTGTCCTGCTGGTTGCGGGCCTGAGCCTCATCGGCGCGGGAATGCTGCTCAACTCGCAAGTGGACCTTTATGTCGACGAAAATACCCTCGTCTTCATCGGATTTATCCAGGGGTTGGGTACCGGCCTGATGTTCGTTCCGTTGTCGGTCGTCGTCTTTTCGACGCTTTCGCCCTCATTGCGAAACGAAGGCGCATCGATGTACGCGCTTACCCGCAATATCGGCAACGCAATCGGCATTTCGATCCTGCAATACCAGTACTCCCAGTACGCAGCCGCATCGCGCGAAAGCCTCGTACAAGGCGTGCGCCCGGACAATCCGATCCTGCAATACGCCAGGCCCGACTTCGATTTCGACTCGGTGCAAAACCTCGTTCGCATAAAAGCGGAGATCGCCCGGCAAGCCGCAATGGTCGGCGACATCTCGGTCTATCACCTGGTTTTCCTCATCACGATCGCCACGACACCACTGGTTCTGCTGATGCGCGTGAAGACCGCGAACAAGATCGACTTGGCTACGCTTCCGCATGGGGAATGA
- a CDS encoding HlyD family secretion protein, protein MNAQSSIAADSEAETVIPPRKRSRRTILMITGPAVLLLVALAAYLSGGRYESTDNASLQTGMVAISPSISGKVVSIEVGENQRVRKGDVLFRIESNSFKSAVAEAEAALASARTEVQSQQADYREALSQVSAAQARYEYAASEAARQKSLVAEGISSKAQFDEATTSVRTARDAIAAARAKADSLSAELSGKVDGAIADQPEVRKAAARLAQARIDLADTVVRAPQDGVVTRVNQLQVGNYVSQGRPVFMLTGLRYWVQANFKEDQLRYMRVGQPVKITIDAFPGNAMHGRVESFSPGTGSSFSVLPADNATGNWIKVVQRLPVQITIDELPEGLPLGAGLSANVEVDTGHERHLFGKDSPPSSPAAKH, encoded by the coding sequence ATGAACGCCCAGAGCAGCATTGCGGCCGACAGCGAAGCCGAGACGGTCATTCCCCCGCGCAAACGCAGTCGCCGCACCATTCTGATGATCACCGGGCCGGCCGTGCTTCTGCTCGTCGCGCTGGCTGCCTACCTCTCGGGCGGCCGCTACGAATCGACCGACAACGCTTCGCTGCAGACTGGCATGGTTGCGATCAGCCCAAGCATATCCGGCAAGGTCGTATCGATCGAAGTCGGCGAAAACCAGCGCGTGAGGAAAGGCGACGTCCTGTTCCGGATCGAATCGAACAGCTTCAAGTCCGCCGTCGCCGAAGCCGAAGCCGCCCTCGCCTCTGCCCGCACCGAGGTGCAATCGCAGCAGGCCGACTATCGCGAAGCTCTTTCGCAAGTCAGCGCGGCCCAGGCGCGTTACGAGTACGCGGCCAGTGAAGCGGCGCGCCAGAAATCGCTCGTCGCCGAAGGCATCTCGTCAAAGGCCCAGTTCGACGAAGCGACTACGAGCGTGCGCACGGCAAGAGACGCCATCGCTGCAGCCAGAGCCAAGGCCGACAGCCTGAGCGCCGAACTGTCCGGCAAGGTAGATGGGGCGATTGCCGATCAGCCCGAGGTCCGGAAGGCAGCCGCTCGGCTTGCCCAGGCCCGGATCGACCTGGCCGATACTGTAGTGCGCGCGCCGCAGGACGGCGTCGTCACCCGCGTGAACCAGCTTCAGGTCGGAAACTACGTTTCGCAGGGCCGTCCGGTATTCATGCTGACCGGGCTGCGCTATTGGGTCCAGGCCAACTTCAAGGAAGACCAGCTACGCTACATGCGCGTGGGACAACCTGTCAAAATCACGATCGACGCCTTTCCCGGCAACGCAATGCACGGCCGTGTCGAAAGCTTCAGCCCGGGAACCGGTTCGAGCTTCTCCGTTCTGCCGGCAGACAATGCGACGGGGAACTGGATCAAGGTGGTCCAGCGCCTTCCTGTCCAGATCACCATCGACGAACTGCCCGAAGGTCTGCCGCTTGGCGCCGGCCTGAGCGCGAACGTCGAAGTCGACACGGGACACGAGCGTCACCTGTTCGGCAAGGACTCGCCGCCCAGTTCGCCGGCTGCCAAGCACTAA
- a CDS encoding alpha/beta fold hydrolase, translated as MERLLGPTSNRFASQRLRLNYVDWGNPDAPPLILQHGGRDHCRSWDWVAEELRHEWHVICPDLRGHGDSEWSPEGNYAMDGYVYDFAQLVHTLGYEKVTIIAHSLGGNIATRFAGLYPEKVDKLVNIEGLGPTLEKRRMLMGDCSADRMRDWISKKRDAAGRIPRKYNSLREAYERMKTENAFLTVEQARHLTVHGASRNEDGTWSWKFDNYLNVWPIVDLPGEHVVRLWEAITCPVLMLWGKDSFASSPALDGRMDHFSTASLIEYDNAGHWLHHDQFDRFMADVKAFLAS; from the coding sequence ATGGAACGCTTACTCGGACCCACATCGAACCGTTTCGCCTCGCAGCGGCTCCGTCTCAACTACGTGGACTGGGGCAACCCGGATGCGCCGCCGCTGATCCTGCAGCACGGTGGACGCGACCACTGCCGCAGCTGGGACTGGGTGGCCGAGGAACTGCGGCACGAGTGGCATGTGATCTGCCCTGACCTGCGCGGACACGGCGACAGCGAATGGTCCCCCGAAGGCAACTACGCGATGGACGGTTATGTCTATGATTTCGCGCAGCTCGTCCACACGCTGGGCTACGAGAAAGTGACGATCATCGCCCATTCCCTGGGCGGCAATATCGCCACCCGCTTTGCCGGGCTCTACCCCGAGAAGGTCGACAAGCTCGTCAATATCGAGGGACTTGGCCCGACGCTGGAAAAACGCCGCATGCTGATGGGCGACTGCTCGGCGGACCGCATGCGCGACTGGATTTCCAAGAAGCGCGATGCCGCCGGACGCATCCCGCGCAAGTACAATTCCTTGCGCGAAGCCTATGAACGCATGAAGACGGAGAACGCGTTCCTCACCGTCGAGCAGGCGCGCCACCTTACCGTCCATGGCGCAAGCCGGAACGAGGACGGCACCTGGAGCTGGAAGTTCGACAATTACCTGAACGTGTGGCCGATAGTCGACCTTCCGGGGGAACATGTCGTGCGTTTGTGGGAAGCGATCACCTGCCCCGTCCTGATGCTCTGGGGCAAGGACAGCTTCGCATCGAGCCCCGCACTCGACGGTCGCATGGACCATTTTTCCACCGCCAGCCTGATCGAGTACGATAATGCCGGCCATTGGCTGCACCATGACCAGTTCGACCGCTTCATGGCAGACGTGAAGGCCTTTCTCGCCTCCTGA